A portion of the Rhodopseudomonas sp. BAL398 genome contains these proteins:
- a CDS encoding ABC-three component system middle component 5 gives MIQLTFEPALDPFHAIFRFLRLRDVFECIGPVPRDLARMLDFYLLFPFRIEGIRLKPQDRKYKSLSKAYAASKPYGEQPEDRILFSRMEPMQIAALDTLADQNFIARERWSMGEVMTMVKEPPLRIAERISDVNQADSNLINFLSVLGSTYTLLGKDGLKDRTGLLEYRYDPV, from the coding sequence ATGATTCAGCTGACCTTTGAACCAGCCCTCGACCCCTTCCACGCCATATTCCGATTTCTGCGGCTACGCGATGTCTTTGAGTGCATTGGCCCCGTTCCCCGTGACCTCGCTCGGATGCTGGATTTTTATCTCCTCTTTCCCTTCCGAATCGAAGGCATCCGTCTCAAACCTCAGGACCGAAAGTATAAATCTCTCTCCAAGGCATATGCCGCCTCAAAGCCCTATGGTGAACAACCAGAGGACCGCATCCTATTTTCGCGTATGGAGCCCATGCAAATTGCGGCCTTGGACACATTGGCGGATCAAAACTTCATAGCTCGCGAACGTTGGTCGATGGGCGAAGTGATGACGATGGTCAAGGAGCCGCCATTACGGATCGCCGAACGAATTAGCGATGTCAATCAAGCTGATTCCAATCTCATCAACTTTCTGTCCGTGCTGGGATCGACCTACACGCTCTTAGGAAAGGATGGTCTGAAAGATCGAACTGGGCTTCTGGAGTATCGCTATGATCCGGTATGA
- a CDS encoding ABC-three component system protein: protein MGPFVDQRDASADGDIVGRDKIENHFHGDRRLGVVEELLTKLQAEIEQNCQIRHTVEALAHFHTRRSRDGIDGLEAKLKAGNRDDEYYDALEKKELFAKLLEKWSLYASAQEIFAYLLAKTDYEFNQFVHPQIELLTRIQINQIVKEHIVVPTVGECGGAVFTINHSTAMGMIYWLAEQCFIRWHK, encoded by the coding sequence ATGGGACCTTTCGTCGATCAACGCGATGCTTCAGCGGACGGCGATATTGTCGGCAGGGATAAGATTGAGAACCACTTTCATGGGGATCGTAGGCTTGGCGTCGTTGAGGAATTGCTGACCAAGTTGCAGGCCGAAATTGAGCAAAATTGCCAGATCCGCCACACCGTCGAGGCCTTGGCTCATTTCCATACGCGCCGCTCTAGGGATGGAATTGACGGTCTGGAGGCCAAGCTTAAGGCCGGGAACCGCGACGATGAATATTATGACGCACTAGAAAAGAAGGAGCTGTTCGCAAAGCTACTAGAGAAGTGGTCGCTTTATGCCTCGGCCCAAGAAATATTCGCATACCTTTTGGCTAAGACAGACTATGAATTCAATCAGTTCGTCCATCCTCAGATCGAGTTGCTGACCAGGATTCAGATTAATCAAATCGTGAAAGAACACATCGTAGTTCCTACCGTGGGCGAGTGTGGAGGAGCAGTTTTCACCATCAATCATAGCACGGCGATGGGCATGATCTATTGGCTCGCGGAACAGTGCTTTATCCGGTGGCACAAATGA
- a CDS encoding DUF433 domain-containing protein — MSDLLSRIMIDPDVLHGRPCIRGLRISVADILGQLSAGASRDEILRDYPYLENADIDAVLAFAARQANHPIIAAE, encoded by the coding sequence ATGTCGGACCTGCTCTCGCGCATCATGATCGATCCGGACGTGCTCCACGGCCGCCCCTGCATTCGCGGCCTACGGATCAGCGTCGCCGACATTCTCGGCCAGCTTTCCGCGGGCGCGTCGCGCGACGAAATCCTGCGCGACTATCCCTATCTGGAGAATGCCGACATTGACGCTGTGCTGGCCTTCGCCGCGCGGCAGGCGAACCATCCGATCATCGCGGCGGAATGA
- a CDS encoding lysozyme inhibitor LprI family protein, translating to MKLKLAVVMLAASLPLASMALAQGAPRADVAVIDACLQTAEETGGFGGACVGLVADPCIKAAEGANDDVAKWKACAARELAIWTQKTKAALKQVQAGGFADVTQAVKESEKNFAASRDRFCTAFDKIEPGMYRGSASYCRLRETANRALSLIKLGAAVNEH from the coding sequence ATGAAGCTCAAACTTGCCGTCGTGATGCTCGCCGCAAGCCTGCCGCTCGCATCGATGGCGTTGGCCCAGGGCGCCCCGCGAGCCGACGTTGCGGTGATCGATGCCTGTCTGCAGACCGCGGAGGAAACCGGCGGTTTCGGCGGCGCGTGCGTCGGGCTCGTCGCCGACCCCTGTATCAAAGCCGCAGAGGGCGCAAATGACGACGTCGCCAAATGGAAAGCCTGCGCGGCGCGCGAACTCGCCATCTGGACGCAGAAGACCAAAGCTGCGCTCAAGCAGGTTCAGGCCGGCGGGTTCGCCGACGTGACCCAGGCGGTCAAGGAATCCGAGAAAAATTTCGCCGCGTCGCGTGATCGGTTCTGCACGGCCTTCGACAAGATCGAGCCCGGCATGTACCGGGGAAGCGCGAGCTACTGCCGCCTGCGCGAAACCGCGAACCGCGCGCTAAGCCTGATCAAGCTCGGCGCCGCGGTCAACGAGCACTGA
- a CDS encoding ion transporter: MTLQNLTATIRELYEGASSRGVVFRYALLGFDIVTVLFIVGTSFLPSHDTVEALDLVFGALILIDFAARMLISRQRWREFTKLATWTDVVAIISFLAPLAGEGGGFLRILRTLRALRDYQMLVRLRSDSQFFRRNEEVIIAVTNLAVFIFVMTAIVYETQKFRNGQIGNYADALYFTVTALTTTGFGDITLPGTTGRLISVVIMIFGVTLFFNLARALLSPSKVRFPCPVCGLQRHDSDAVHCKACGTLINIPDEGLD; encoded by the coding sequence ATGACGTTGCAGAATCTCACAGCCACCATCCGCGAACTCTATGAAGGCGCCAGTTCGCGCGGCGTCGTATTCCGCTATGCGCTGCTCGGCTTCGACATCGTCACCGTGCTGTTCATCGTCGGCACCTCGTTCCTGCCGTCGCACGACACCGTGGAGGCGCTGGATCTGGTGTTCGGGGCGCTGATCCTGATCGATTTCGCCGCGCGGATGCTGATCAGCCGGCAGCGCTGGCGCGAATTCACCAAGCTGGCGACCTGGACCGATGTGGTGGCGATCATCTCGTTCCTGGCGCCTTTGGCCGGCGAAGGCGGCGGCTTCCTGCGCATCCTGCGCACGCTGCGGGCACTGCGCGACTATCAGATGCTGGTGCGGCTGCGCTCGGACAGCCAGTTCTTCCGGCGCAACGAGGAAGTCATCATCGCCGTCACCAATCTGGCGGTATTCATTTTCGTGATGACGGCGATCGTCTACGAGACCCAGAAATTCCGCAACGGGCAGATCGGCAATTATGCCGACGCGCTGTATTTCACCGTCACCGCGCTGACCACGACCGGCTTCGGCGACATCACCCTGCCCGGCACAACGGGGCGGCTGATCAGCGTGGTGATCATGATCTTCGGCGTCACGCTGTTCTTCAATCTCGCCCGCGCTTTGCTGAGCCCCAGCAAGGTGCGGTTTCCCTGCCCGGTCTGCGGCCTGCAGCGCCACGATTCCGACGCGGTGCATTGCAAGGCCTGCGGCACCCTGATCAATATTCCCGACGAGGGGCTGGATTAG
- a CDS encoding PAN domain-containing protein, giving the protein MSKLGVVVFGASTYEFHPELFNERFANSAREVASILADPTIVADREVEVLNLFDQPLNPGEVEIRIHDFVAQDKHDYVVYYCGHGDVGRREGDYRIFLRSSRRDRRNGSLLDIVGLIRDLQVNAAQKRVYFVLDCCFSGTAVAELQETMDAGCTEALIDRSLTEATQSGTAVLSSSGSRGVALAKKDDRLSLFTGALVRCLKEGVYHKSHSPMLSWLDVKDEIVRMTRDRLGPDAPVPKLTNLSDDPGDLTRLAFFVNRAYVAQASVGGGWLSSPDQKASEHLYWKSISNSDDCPAVLLEDFLAKFPDGTFAPLARLLLERQIDRMSAPALEQHLRDYQASVARGRIVTRLMVLNCEDSKQSAIGRATPPGFAETPAAQAPPPIAAETKQGSGAPPPESEPSAVKTADDSAKQPPAQVQEDPGSDGARRGRWPGRMLVPSAIAFSGALLAAAWIVFGNRTPQPPDPPILPAANALPSKQPTQVASQPATPLPQPEAPTSQRDSAELTSQIELTQLTLGGYDEALLTHCIRSCRSDAAKAEAERRISVIGREKTSYQAARGDPARLQAYLRTCVVCKFKTETSSELAQLARRNSFMAIANRDMDGGDIIEAGSLLMLRDTSQGECEARCRARRDCVAVSFDRWNNSCYLKDTVIPLTLDPHSVTMIRADQQTPGSVPATERFCAYNNSLLTGEGQPAFSVPSPRACEISCGSDRACVAYSFMKVAKLCLKFSTTSNREKGVDAVSAVKTQRSCN; this is encoded by the coding sequence ATGTCAAAATTGGGGGTCGTTGTTTTTGGTGCGAGTACCTATGAATTCCATCCTGAGCTGTTCAACGAGCGGTTCGCCAATTCGGCCCGCGAGGTGGCAAGTATTCTGGCGGATCCGACGATCGTCGCGGATCGCGAGGTCGAGGTTCTCAACCTGTTCGATCAGCCGCTCAATCCCGGCGAAGTGGAAATCCGCATCCACGATTTTGTCGCCCAGGACAAGCACGATTACGTCGTCTACTACTGCGGTCATGGCGACGTCGGCCGCCGCGAAGGCGACTACCGGATATTCCTGCGCTCCAGCAGACGCGACCGCCGGAACGGCTCTTTGCTCGATATCGTGGGATTGATCCGGGATCTGCAGGTGAACGCTGCGCAGAAGCGCGTCTATTTCGTGTTGGATTGTTGCTTCTCGGGAACGGCCGTGGCCGAGCTTCAGGAAACCATGGATGCCGGCTGCACAGAGGCGCTGATCGATCGCAGCCTGACTGAGGCAACCCAGAGCGGCACCGCGGTACTTAGCTCATCCGGCAGTCGCGGCGTCGCGCTGGCCAAAAAGGACGATAGGCTATCGCTGTTCACAGGCGCGTTGGTCCGCTGTCTCAAAGAGGGAGTTTACCACAAGAGCCATTCGCCGATGCTGTCCTGGCTCGATGTGAAAGACGAGATCGTGCGGATGACGCGCGACCGTCTGGGTCCCGACGCGCCGGTTCCGAAATTGACCAATTTGAGCGACGATCCGGGAGACCTCACACGGCTGGCGTTTTTCGTCAACCGTGCCTATGTCGCCCAGGCCTCGGTCGGCGGCGGCTGGCTTTCCAGCCCGGACCAGAAGGCAAGCGAGCACTTGTATTGGAAGAGCATCTCGAATTCGGATGATTGTCCTGCGGTGCTGCTCGAGGACTTCCTGGCGAAATTTCCCGACGGCACCTTCGCGCCGCTCGCCCGATTGCTGTTGGAGCGGCAGATCGATCGGATGAGCGCGCCGGCGCTGGAGCAGCATCTGCGCGATTATCAGGCCTCCGTCGCCCGAGGCCGAATCGTGACCCGGCTGATGGTGCTGAATTGCGAGGACTCTAAGCAAAGCGCGATCGGCAGAGCGACCCCGCCCGGTTTCGCCGAGACGCCGGCCGCCCAGGCGCCACCACCGATCGCCGCGGAGACGAAGCAGGGATCCGGCGCGCCGCCTCCCGAGTCAGAACCTTCGGCGGTCAAGACGGCGGATGACAGTGCGAAACAGCCGCCGGCGCAGGTTCAGGAAGACCCGGGATCGGATGGCGCGCGGCGTGGTCGATGGCCGGGGCGAATGCTTGTGCCGTCCGCCATAGCGTTTTCCGGAGCCTTGCTCGCTGCGGCGTGGATCGTCTTCGGCAACCGGACGCCGCAGCCGCCCGACCCGCCGATCTTGCCGGCGGCGAATGCACTCCCCAGCAAGCAGCCGACGCAGGTTGCGTCACAACCGGCGACACCGCTGCCTCAACCCGAAGCGCCGACGTCTCAACGCGACTCGGCGGAGCTGACGTCGCAAATCGAATTGACGCAGCTGACGCTGGGCGGTTACGACGAAGCCCTCCTGACGCATTGTATCCGCAGTTGCCGGTCCGACGCGGCGAAGGCGGAGGCCGAACGCCGGATCTCCGTGATCGGGCGGGAAAAGACGTCCTACCAGGCCGCGCGCGGCGATCCCGCGCGCCTTCAGGCGTATCTGCGGACCTGCGTGGTCTGCAAATTCAAGACTGAGACATCGAGCGAACTGGCGCAATTGGCCCGTCGCAACAGCTTCATGGCGATCGCCAACCGCGACATGGACGGCGGCGACATTATCGAGGCTGGATCCCTGCTGATGCTTCGCGACACGAGCCAGGGCGAGTGCGAGGCACGATGCCGGGCGCGTCGCGACTGCGTTGCGGTAAGCTTCGACCGCTGGAATAATTCCTGCTATCTCAAGGACACCGTCATTCCCCTGACGCTCGATCCGCATTCGGTGACGATGATCCGCGCCGACCAGCAGACGCCCGGCAGCGTCCCCGCCACCGAACGGTTTTGCGCGTATAACAACAGCTTGCTTACCGGCGAGGGACAGCCGGCGTTTTCCGTGCCGTCGCCGCGAGCCTGCGAGATCTCCTGCGGGTCGGACCGCGCCTGCGTGGCGTATAGTTTCATGAAGGTCGCCAAGCTGTGCCTGAAATTCAGCACCACCAGCAATCGGGAGAAGGGCGTTGATGCCGTGTCTGCCGTGAAGACGCAGCGGTCATGCAATTGA
- a CDS encoding DUF3828 domain-containing protein → MLTRRSFAAGALVAVTLPALAAPIAADPVAILNAIYARVAHGKGEDGGFVTAKPTRAKYLSKSLVALWAKAEVRTPKDEAGPIDFDPVTNSQDPDVTSFDIVAEKQDSGSATLAVTLTGARTSRENRADNVVRYDFTRDGGHWRIDDIRSTVDGKPWSLRDLLTTSLKR, encoded by the coding sequence ATGCTCACCCGACGAAGCTTTGCCGCCGGCGCACTTGTCGCCGTGACCCTGCCGGCGCTGGCCGCGCCGATCGCAGCCGATCCGGTGGCGATCCTCAACGCCATCTATGCCCGCGTCGCGCATGGCAAGGGCGAGGATGGCGGCTTCGTCACTGCCAAGCCGACCCGCGCGAAATATCTGTCGAAATCGCTGGTGGCGCTGTGGGCCAAGGCCGAGGTCCGAACGCCGAAGGACGAGGCCGGGCCGATCGATTTCGATCCGGTGACCAATTCGCAGGATCCCGACGTGACGTCCTTTGACATCGTCGCCGAGAAGCAGGATTCCGGCAGCGCCACCCTCGCGGTGACGTTGACGGGCGCGCGAACGTCCCGCGAAAACCGCGCCGACAATGTGGTGCGCTATGACTTCACACGCGACGGCGGCCATTGGCGCATCGACGACATCCGCTCCACCGTCGACGGCAAGCCATGGTCGCTGCGCGACCTGCTCACGACATCTTTGAAACGCTGA
- a CDS encoding GNAT family N-acetyltransferase produces the protein MPNATSQVSDNKAQQRFELAVEGSMVFAKYRRDGDKVIITHTETPPSLRGRGLASQLIEGALALIRAEKLKVVADCSFVVDYLETHPEYADLVG, from the coding sequence ATGCCCAATGCCACTTCGCAGGTGAGCGACAACAAGGCACAGCAACGCTTCGAATTGGCAGTCGAGGGCAGCATGGTCTTTGCAAAGTATCGCCGCGACGGCGACAAGGTGATCATCACCCACACCGAAACCCCGCCGAGCCTACGCGGCCGCGGCCTCGCCTCGCAGCTGATCGAAGGCGCATTGGCGCTGATCCGCGCCGAGAAGCTCAAGGTGGTGGCGGATTGCAGTTTCGTCGTCGATTATCTCGAAACCCATCCTGAATACGCCGATCTGGTCGGCTGA
- a CDS encoding DUF3597 domain-containing protein has translation MSIFSKMMGAIFGSHAEAATPGASPAGGAAPAGGSAPAAGAPAQTVDVAPILDKAVAAKGEKLEWRTSIVDLMKALDVDSSLSARKELAKELGYTGDTSDSATMNIWLHKQMMAKLAANGGKLPPEIAH, from the coding sequence ATGAGCATTTTTAGCAAGATGATGGGTGCGATTTTTGGCAGCCATGCCGAAGCCGCGACGCCCGGCGCCAGCCCGGCCGGCGGCGCAGCCCCCGCAGGCGGTTCGGCTCCCGCAGCCGGCGCGCCGGCGCAGACCGTCGACGTCGCGCCGATCCTTGACAAGGCCGTCGCCGCCAAGGGCGAGAAGCTGGAATGGCGCACCTCGATCGTCGACCTGATGAAGGCGCTTGATGTCGATTCCAGCCTGTCGGCCCGCAAGGAACTGGCGAAGGAGCTCGGCTACACCGGTGACACCAGCGATTCCGCCACGATGAACATCTGGCTGCACAAGCAGATGATGGCCAAGCTCGCCGCCAATGGCGGCAAGCTGCCGCCGGAGATCGCGCACTAA
- a CDS encoding DUF2189 domain-containing protein produces MATPYSSAESEFLHSAARPRHQDDAPRDADVAAQQIAPPVPAPVVRHITLSDLRDALRRGWDDFKAVPSHAIMLCVIYPVVGLALARAAFGYSVLPLLFPLAAGFALLGPFAALGLYELSRRRETGEDTSAWHAVEVLRSPSFGAMLGLGAILLAIFVVWIAVAQSVYVSTFGNAPAAAMPDFIQRVLTTPEGWSLIVIGCGAGFLFAVAALCLSVVSFPMMLDRRAGMAEAVMTSLRAVARNPLQMAAWGLIVAAFLILGSLPAFLGLAVVIPLLGHATWHLYRKVVEPNPNPPVIPPATKIKRSAADFPAALFQWKSDKK; encoded by the coding sequence ATGGCGACCCCATATTCTTCTGCCGAGAGCGAGTTTCTTCATTCCGCCGCGCGCCCACGGCATCAAGATGATGCCCCTAGAGACGCGGATGTTGCGGCGCAGCAAATAGCGCCTCCGGTTCCGGCGCCGGTGGTCCGCCACATCACACTATCGGATCTGCGCGACGCGCTGCGGCGCGGCTGGGACGATTTCAAGGCGGTGCCGAGCCACGCCATCATGCTTTGCGTGATCTATCCGGTCGTCGGTCTGGCGCTGGCGCGCGCCGCGTTCGGCTATTCGGTGCTGCCGCTGCTGTTCCCGCTCGCCGCGGGATTCGCCCTGCTCGGCCCGTTCGCTGCGCTGGGGCTCTACGAGCTCAGTCGCCGCCGGGAGACCGGCGAAGACACCTCCGCCTGGCACGCGGTCGAGGTGCTGCGTTCGCCCTCGTTCGGCGCGATGCTGGGACTGGGGGCGATCCTGCTGGCGATCTTCGTGGTCTGGATCGCGGTGGCGCAGTCGGTCTATGTGTCGACCTTCGGCAACGCGCCGGCCGCCGCGATGCCGGATTTCATCCAAAGGGTGCTGACCACGCCGGAAGGCTGGAGCCTGATTGTGATCGGCTGCGGCGCCGGCTTCCTGTTCGCGGTGGCCGCGCTTTGCCTCAGCGTGGTGTCGTTCCCGATGATGCTCGACCGCCGCGCCGGCATGGCCGAAGCGGTGATGACCTCGCTGCGCGCCGTGGCCCGCAATCCGCTGCAGATGGCCGCCTGGGGCCTGATCGTGGCGGCATTCCTCATCCTCGGCTCGTTGCCGGCGTTTCTCGGGCTGGCGGTGGTGATTCCGCTGCTGGGCCACGCCACCTGGCACCTCTACCGCAAGGTGGTGGAGCCCAACCCGAATCCGCCGGTGATTCCCCCCGCGACCAAGATCAAGCGCTCCGCTGCGGATTTTCCTGCCGCCTTGTTCCAGTGGAAGAGCGATAAGAAGTAG
- a CDS encoding DUF1127 domain-containing protein, whose translation MLLSLIRAFRSFRDYQRNVSELSQLSDRELADIGLDRSDIPRVASGHYNG comes from the coding sequence ATGTTGCTTTCGCTCATCCGCGCTTTCCGCTCTTTCCGGGATTATCAGCGCAACGTCAGTGAGCTGTCCCAGCTCAGCGATCGCGAACTCGCCGATATTGGCCTCGACCGCTCGGACATTCCGCGCGTTGCGTCCGGTCATTACAACGGCTGA
- the trmFO gene encoding methylenetetrahydrofolate--tRNA-(uracil(54)-C(5))-methyltransferase (FADH(2)-oxidizing) TrmFO, producing MINISQSTPIHIIGAGLAGSEAAWQIANAGQRVVLHEMRPVRMTEAHRTDGLAELVCSNSFRSDDAANNAVGLLHAEMRRLGSLVMRAADANQVPAGGALAVDRDGFSAAVTKALTEHPLIEISRDEVAGLPPADWDNVIIATGPLTSAPLAEAIHELSGEDALAFFDAIAPIVHKDSIDMSVAWFQSRYDKVGPGGTGADYINCPMTEAQYHGFIEALLEGDKIDFKEWETNTPYFDGCLPIEVMAERGHETLRFGPMKPVGLTNPNDPQVKAYAIVQLRQDNKLGTLYNMVGFQTKLKHGAQTRIFRSIPGLENAEFARLGGLHRNTFLNSPKLLDAQLRLRAQPRLRFAGQMTGCEGYVESASIGLIAGLYAAAEARGTQLAPPPATTALGALLGHITGGHLETIDAGPRSFQPMNVNFGLFPPLAQAPTKDADGKRLRGTDKTVAKKQAMSARALSDMDSWIADNVKKVADAA from the coding sequence ATGATCAACATATCGCAATCGACCCCCATCCATATCATCGGCGCCGGCCTCGCCGGCTCGGAAGCCGCCTGGCAGATCGCCAATGCCGGCCAGCGCGTGGTGCTGCATGAGATGCGCCCCGTCCGGATGACCGAGGCGCATCGCACCGACGGCCTCGCCGAACTGGTGTGTTCCAATTCATTTCGCTCCGACGACGCCGCCAATAATGCGGTGGGGCTGCTGCATGCCGAGATGCGCCGACTGGGCTCGCTGGTGATGCGCGCCGCCGACGCCAATCAGGTGCCGGCGGGCGGCGCGCTGGCGGTGGATCGCGACGGCTTCTCCGCCGCCGTCACCAAGGCGCTGACCGAGCATCCGCTGATCGAGATCAGCCGCGACGAGGTCGCCGGGCTGCCGCCGGCTGATTGGGACAATGTCATCATCGCGACCGGCCCGCTCACCTCGGCGCCGCTGGCCGAGGCGATCCACGAACTCTCGGGCGAAGACGCGCTGGCGTTTTTCGATGCGATCGCGCCGATCGTCCACAAGGACTCGATCGACATGTCGGTGGCGTGGTTTCAGTCGCGCTACGACAAGGTCGGGCCCGGCGGCACCGGCGCCGACTACATCAATTGCCCGATGACCGAGGCGCAGTATCACGGCTTCATCGAAGCGCTGCTGGAAGGCGACAAAATCGACTTCAAGGAGTGGGAGACCAACACGCCGTATTTCGACGGCTGCCTGCCGATCGAGGTGATGGCCGAGCGCGGCCACGAGACGCTGCGGTTCGGCCCGATGAAGCCGGTCGGGCTGACCAATCCGAACGATCCGCAGGTCAAGGCCTATGCGATCGTGCAGCTGCGTCAGGACAACAAACTGGGCACGCTCTACAACATGGTGGGTTTCCAGACCAAATTGAAGCACGGCGCGCAGACGCGGATTTTCCGCAGCATTCCGGGCCTGGAGAACGCCGAATTCGCGCGGCTCGGCGGGCTGCACCGCAATACGTTCCTGAACTCGCCGAAACTGCTCGATGCGCAATTGCGGTTGCGGGCGCAGCCGCGGCTGCGCTTCGCCGGACAGATGACGGGCTGCGAGGGCTATGTCGAATCCGCCTCGATCGGGCTGATCGCCGGGCTCTATGCCGCCGCGGAAGCGCGCGGCACGCAACTTGCGCCGCCGCCAGCGACCACCGCGCTCGGCGCCCTGCTCGGCCACATCACCGGCGGCCATCTCGAGACCATCGATGCCGGGCCGCGCTCGTTCCAGCCGATGAACGTCAATTTCGGACTGTTTCCACCGCTCGCGCAAGCGCCGACCAAAGATGCTGACGGCAAGCGGCTGCGCGGCACCGACAAGACCGTCGCCAAGAAACAGGCGATGAGCGCGCGGGCGCTATCCGACATGGATTCATGGATCGCCGACAATGTGAAGAAGGTCGCCGACGCGGCCTAA
- a CDS encoding phytoene/squalene synthase family protein, with translation MSDAGSESAAAAFCAELVRNHDFDRYAATLFVDPASRRALLALYAFNVEIVRVREQVSLPLPGELRLQWWSDMLAGTSHGGVEGNPVAVELQRAIKSHALPVAPLARLIEAHLFDLYNDPMPSLTALETHLDDTVATLFALAAQILGQRSPLIDHAARHAGLAQGIAQVIANLPFDSARRQLFVPLQVLQSHGSGEAEAYAGTETPTLRTALNELCGTAQTHLDAALTLLADIPAAARPAFLPLALVRRDLARLGRADTKLFAPYQRSRLATLWTLWRGSRSRVFR, from the coding sequence ATGAGCGACGCGGGATCCGAATCGGCCGCCGCCGCATTCTGCGCCGAACTGGTGCGCAACCATGATTTCGACCGCTACGCTGCGACGCTGTTCGTCGATCCGGCGAGCCGCCGCGCGCTACTGGCGCTATACGCCTTCAATGTCGAGATCGTCCGGGTGCGCGAGCAGGTGAGCCTGCCGCTACCAGGCGAGCTCCGGCTGCAATGGTGGAGCGACATGCTGGCCGGCACCTCGCATGGCGGGGTCGAGGGCAATCCGGTTGCCGTCGAACTCCAACGCGCGATCAAATCCCATGCGCTGCCGGTGGCGCCGCTGGCGCGGCTGATCGAGGCGCATCTGTTCGATCTGTATAACGATCCGATGCCGAGCCTGACGGCGCTCGAGACGCATCTCGACGATACCGTCGCGACGCTGTTCGCCCTGGCGGCACAAATTCTGGGACAACGCTCGCCGCTGATTGATCACGCCGCCCGCCATGCCGGCCTGGCCCAGGGCATCGCCCAAGTGATCGCCAATCTGCCGTTCGACTCCGCACGGCGGCAATTATTCGTGCCGCTGCAAGTGCTGCAGAGCCACGGCAGCGGCGAGGCCGAAGCCTATGCGGGCACCGAGACGCCGACGCTGCGCACGGCGCTCAACGAACTCTGCGGCACGGCGCAGACGCATCTCGATGCGGCGCTGACCTTGCTGGCGGACATTCCGGCCGCGGCTAGGCCGGCGTTCCTGCCACTGGCGCTGGTGCGGCGCGACCTGGCGCGGCTGGGACGCGCCGACACCAAACTGTTCGCGCCATATCAGCGCTCGCGGCTGGCGACGCTGTGGACGCTGTGGCGCGGGTCGAGATCCCGCGTGTTTCGTTGA
- a CDS encoding Mth938-like domain-containing protein, translating to MALGPDTPHLPRSASIEAYGKGGFYFDEMSHQGSLLFLPDAVWAWPVASPEQIDRTSLARVFDAAAKIDTLIIGTGNGIWRPTPRLREALRAVGVVMDPMQTGPAIRTYNIMIGERRRVAAALIAVP from the coding sequence TTGGCGCTAGGCCCCGACACCCCGCATCTTCCCAGATCGGCGTCGATCGAGGCCTATGGCAAGGGCGGTTTCTATTTCGACGAGATGTCGCATCAGGGCTCGCTGCTGTTTCTGCCCGACGCGGTTTGGGCCTGGCCGGTGGCCAGCCCTGAGCAGATCGACCGGACGTCGTTGGCGCGGGTGTTCGACGCCGCCGCCAAGATCGATACGCTGATCATCGGCACCGGGAACGGGATCTGGCGGCCAACGCCGCGTCTGCGCGAGGCGCTGCGCGCTGTCGGCGTCGTGATGGATCCGATGCAGACCGGCCCGGCGATCCGCACCTACAACATCATGATCGGCGAACGCCGGCGGGTCGCCGCCGCTCTGATCGCGGTGCCATGA